The sequence CAAAAAGAATATCTCCTAATTGTTTTGGCGAAGCTAGATTGAAAATTTCTCCGGCCGTTTCGAATATTCGAGCTTCTAAAGCACTCGCTTCAACCGTTAATTCTTCTGATAATTGTTTTAAATAATCGATATCTAATCGGATGCCTTCCGCTTCCATATCAGCCAAAACAGAAATCAACGGAACTTCAATTTTATCAAACAATTCTTTGGTTTGCGATTGTTCTAATCTTGGTTCAAAAACTTCTTTTAACTGAAAGGTAATATCGGCATCTTCACCAGCATATTCTTTAATATCTTCTAATGCAACATCGCGCATTGTTTTTTGTCCTTTTCCTTTTTTACCGATTAAATCTTCGATTGGTTTTGGACTGTATTTCAAATAGGTTTCAGCTAAAACATCCATGTTATGACGCATATCCGGATTAATCAAATAATGCGCAATCATCGTATCGAAAATAAATCCTTTTACATCAATGTTGTATTTTTTTAAAACCTTAATATCGTATTTTAAGTTCTGACCGATTTTTACAATGTTTTCGTTTTCAAAAAACGGACGTAAAATTTCAATCAATTCTTGAGCTTCTTTGCTACTTTCCGGAAACGGAATATAATACGCACTTCCTTTTTCGTAAGAAAATGCAATACCGACTAACTCCGCATTATTTGCATCTAAACCGGTAGTTTCAGTATCAAAACAAACTTCTTTTTGCTCTAATAATGTTTTTACAAAAAGTTTGGTAGGAAAAGCACCTTCTACATATTGATAAAAATGTGAGGTTGTTGCCAAAGTTCCGTAATAACCTTCGTCTGTAATTTTTTCTTCAGAATCACCAACTTCAAACAAGGAAATTTGGTCGTCTGTTTTTTTAGGTTTTGATGTTGGAGCAGCCACATTTTCGACAACCACAGCTTCATCAGCAAAAATTTTATCAAATTGTTCGCGCATTCTACGGAATTCTAATTCCATAAAAATCGCATCTGACTTTTCAACATCAGGTTTATCTAATTTATACGCATCGGCGTCAAAAGTAACCGGGCAATCTAAAAGAATGGTTGCTAATTTCTTAGAAAGCAAACCTTGCTCTTTCGAAGCTTCGATTTTTTCTTTCATTTTACCTTTTAACTGATGGGTGTTTTCTAATAAATTTTCCATCGTACCATATTCAGCCAAAAGTTTCTTAGCCGTTTTTTCGCCAACGCCAGGCAATCCAGGGATATTATCCACAGCGTCACCCATCATACCAAGAAAATCAATTACCTGTTCTGGACGTTCGATTTCGAATTTAGCTTTCACTTCTTCAACACCCCAAATTTCGATATCGTTACCCATTCGCGCTGGCTTGTACATGAAAATATTTTCAGAAACCAACTGCGCATAATCTTTATCTGGCGTAACCATAAAAACTTGAAAACCTTCTTTTTCTGCTTGTTTCGAAAGCGTTCCGATTAAATCATCAGCTTCGATTCCGGGCACTTCAATGATTGGAATATGCATCGCTTGAAGAATTTCTTGAATGTATGGAACTGCAATTTTAATTGCTTCGGGAGTTTCGTCACGATTAGCTTTGTAAGCAGGGAAAATTTCATTTCTAAAATCGCTTCCGCCTTTATCAAAAGCAACCGCTAAATAATTCGGACGCTCTCTTTTAATGACATCCAACAAAGAATTCATAAATCCTAAAATGGCAGAAGTGTCCATTCCTTTGGAATTTATTCTCGGATTTTTAATAAAGGCATAATATCCTCTGAAAATCAATGCGTATGCATCTAGTAAAAAAAGGCGTTTTTGTGACATAATCGTTTCTTATAATTTTCAAAAATACGAAGATTAAATAAAAAATATCATGTTAAATAAAAAACAAAAAGCATCATCTTAATTTAGATATACTTTATTTTTGAAATAAAATTCAGAAATAATGCGCTTTGCAATTCCAATCATACTTTTAATCATCCTTGAATATTACAGTTTTATAGCTTTAAATTCTTTAAACCGAAGTAAAACTTTTACTATTTTGTACTTCGTAATAACCATTGTATTGTATTTATACATCGGTTATAATTTTTATAACACCAATTTTTCAAAAGGGCAATCTCACAAAAGTATGTTTTTGATGAGCATCGTACTTTTAATTCTTTTACCAAAATTGATTCTTGCTGTTCCAATGTTGATTCAGGATATTTTGCGAGTATTTTTTGGAATTGGTAGAAAAATCGCCGGAACTGAAACTACATCATTTTTACCCGAACGTAGAAAATTTGTATCGCAAGTTGCATTAGGAATTGCTGCCATTCCGTTTCTATCAATTATTTACGGAATGGCAAAAGGTAAATACAACTTCAAAGTGATGAAACAAACCATTTATTTTGATGATTTACCTGAAGCTTTTGACGGATTCAAAATCACTCAAATTTCAGATATTCACTCAGGGAGTTTAGATGATGTTGAGAAAATTCAATACGCGGTAAATTTAATAAACGAACAAGATTCGGATGTTTTTGTCTTCACGGGAGATTTGGTAAATAGCTTGGCAGAAGAAATGAATCCATGGATTGATGTTTTATCGAAAATTAAAAAACATCCTTTTGGAAATTATTCTATCTTAGGAAATCACGATTATGGCGAATATGTAAAGTTTGACACCAACGAAGAGAAAATCAAAAACTTTGAAGCGATTAAAAACAGTCATCAAAAAATTGGTTGGCGTTTGTTACTAAACGAAAACGTAACTTTCACAAAAGATAACGAAATCATTAATTTAGTAGGTGTTGAAAACTGGGGATTAAAATTTAAAAAAGCAGGCGATTTAACTTTGGCGAGTACCAATTTAAAACCCAAAACTTTTAAAATATTATTATCGCACGACCCGTCACATTGGGAAGCAGAAGTGGTTGAAAACCCAATGAATTATGGACTTACTTTATCTGGTCATACACACGGAATGCAATTTGGAATTGAAATTCCAGGTTATTTTCAGTGGAGTCCAGTTAAATATGTTTATCCACAATGGGCAGGATTATACCAAAAAGCCAAAAACTATATTTATGTAAATCGAGGGTTTGGTTTTCATGCTTTCGCGGGTCGTGTTGGAATCAATCCAGAAATTACAGTTCTTGAATTAAAAAAATCAAGATAAATAAACCGTAATTCATCAAAAAGCGTAATTTTGTAAAACAAACAAAAATCAACTTATGTCGAAATTCGGAGATTTAATCAATACAACCACACCTGTTTTAATACATTTCTCAACTGATAACAATCCAGAATGTATTCAAATGCATGCTATTATTGAAGAAATTGCATTAGAAATGGGCGAGAAATTGGTTATCATTAAAATTGACATCCAAAAAAACAAAGAATTAACAGAAGCACTTCGAATTAAATCTGCGCCAACCTTAATGGTTTATAAAAATGGTGCCATGGTTTGGAGACAATCTGGAATTACAGATAAAGCTTCGTTAATTATGATTGCGAAAGCCTTCAATTAATTGTTTCAAAAGAGTAACCTGATTTAAGTAATTTTTCAATTACCGAAGACAAACTACCCGAAAGATTTTTCGACGCTTTTATGCTATCGTGAAATATGATTATACTTCCGGACGTAACATGCTGCATTACATTTTGCTCACAGTTTTCTGGAAGTAAATTCAAATCATAATCGATACTTAAAACATCCCACATAATAATCTTAAAACCCAACTTTCGTAATTTGTACGATTGCTTGGGTTTTATTTTTCCGTAAGGCGGACGAAATAATTTTATAGATAAATTTGTATGCTTTAAAATTTCATTTTCAGTTTCAAGCACATTTTCGATATAATCTTTGGTTTTGGTTTTCCAACCGTTTAAATGATTGAACGAATGATTTGCAACTTGATGCCCTTCAGCAACAATTTGTTTAAAAACTTCTGGATATTTTCTTACATTATCTCCTATACAAAAAAACGTAGCTTTAATATTATATTGTTTTAAAACAGATAAAACCCAAGGCGTTACTTCAGGAATTGGACCATCATCAAAAGTCAAAAATATTTTTTTTTCATCGTTTGGAATATTCCAAATTTGGTTATAAAAAATGGTTTTAATTATTGATGGAATTTTCGCTTGCATTTTATAACTAGATTTTCGATTTGTAAAAAATTTGAGAATAGCTTTAACGATTGTAAAGTTAAAAATTGATTTTTTATAATTTGTTAAAGTAACTTATAAAACGAAACTCCGTCAGCATTCAGAACGCTGACAGGTTAATCCTATATTTTTTCACAAAGTTGTTAGATCAACAAAAAAACTATTTTTTCACAACCTTATAACTTCCTACTTTTCCATTTGACTGAACATTTACAATATATACCCCAGATGACCAATTTTCAGTATTGATTTCAAGGGTTGTTTCTGACAGATTGTTTTGTTGTTGTATTTTTTGTCCTAACATATTGTATATTTCAATAGTATCGTTAGTTGAAAAACCATCTAAATTTTCTATAACCAAATAATTTACTGTAGGATTTGGATATACCTTTACATTTTCTAATTGAAATGTATCTGTTGATAAAGGAGTTTTATCAAATAAACTGATTATAAATCCTCCGTAATTTGAGTAACTTTCTGAAGTAGTTAAAGGGTTTCCTTGAGTGATTAAATCTGTAGGGTTTGGATAATTATTTATATATGTTAAAGAAAAATATCCCGTATTTCTTGGAATAATCATAGCTGTAGCATCTTGTCCCTGCAATCCATAATACGTTCCATACAACAAATTTGTACCGTTTTGAGATAAAATTTGATGATAACCGTCAAAATTTATTCCTAAACCGTTAATATTTGTAGGGTTTTTTGTAACTTGGTACGCATCAGCTGTTGCTATACCTGTAGTTTGTTGAGTTGCACCAAATAAAAATACATTTCCGCTTAAATCTAAATTAAAATTTTGTTCATCTGTATAATTGCTCCAAAGTCTTGTTCCAGTATTGGATAATTTAGTTAAAACATTTGTCTTTGGAGTTCCGAAATACGCTCCTTCTGTAGCAGTTAACCCATTGCCATGATGCAACACATAAATAGCATTACCAAAAGTACGTAGTCCATAAGTAAATGTTGTACTCAAATACGTACCCCAAGCTCGAGTACCATCGGTATTAAATACATTTACAAAAGTTTTAGACCCATTTAAACTCCCAACATTTTCTAAAAGTGCTCCTGGAGTACTAAAAAAAGTAGGATTTGTTATTTCAAAACTTGTATTTTTATTCATACTACCTACTATTACCAATTGATTATTTACTACATCTATATTAGATATAGATGTGCGATGATTGCAAAAAAAGGTTTTCCATAGCAATTGACCGCCGCTATCTAATTTTGTGATAATTGGAGCTCTAAAATCAAAAGTAAAAGCTTCCGCGGCGGTAGCAGTGGTCTGAAAAGGTGCATTGGGTAAGGTTTCTGTTATAGGTAAATAGGCAATAAAATAGATATTCCCTAAAGCATCTGTTGTAGTCACTTTTTTTGCATAGCTTCCATGTTCAAAATTATCCGTATACGTACAAAAAACTAAGGTTCCGTTTGCATCAAATTTTGCTAAAAAACCATTCGTTCCTGATTCTAGATTTTGATTTGGGTCAAAAGTAGGCTTTACACATTAGCTGTGGTAAAATTTTGCGTTTCTGATGTCTTACCAGAAGCATAAAAATTACCTTGGGTATCTCGATGAAGTTCATGAATTGTAGTATTTGTTGCTGTACCTAAGGTTGCAAATTCGATGGGTGTGGAATTCGGTAAATTATAATATACAATTTTATTGTCTGACGGATAATATAAATCTATATCGTTTACTAAATAAGAAGAATATTCAAATATATTCGAATTAAATCCCGAATTTACCGCCCAAATGCGATCGTAACTACTTTGTGCAAAAACAGAAAACGAGAAAAGAAGTAAAAGGTAAGAATATATTTTTTTCATATCATTTTTTTTAAAATTTTCAATTACATTATTTTTTCACAACCTTATAACTTCCTACTTTTCCATTTGACTGAACATTTACAATGTATACCCCAGAAGACCAATTTTTAGTATTGATTTCAATAGTTGTTTCTGAAAGATTGTTTTGTTGTTGTATTTTTTGTCCTAACATATTGTAAATTTCAATAGTATCGTTAGTTGAAAAACCATCTAAATTTTCTATAACCAAATAATTTATCGTAGGATTTGGATATACCTTTACATTTTCTAGTTGAAATGTATCTGTTGCTAAAGGAGTTTTATCAAATAAACTGATTATCAAACCTCCATAATTTGAATAATTTTCAGAAGTTGTCAATGGATTTCCTTGGGTAATAAAATCTGTTGGGCTTAGATAATTATTTATATAACCTAAAGAAATATATCCCGTATTTCTAGGAATAATCATACTGGTTCCATCTTGCCCTTGCAATCCATAATACGTTCCATACAACAAATTTGTACCGTTTTGAGATAAAATTTGATGATAACCGTCAAAATTTATTCCTAAACCGTTAATATTTGTAGGGTTTTTTGTAACTTGGTACGCATCAGCTGTTGCTATACCTGTAGTTTGTTGAGTTGCACCAAATAAAAATACATTTCCGCTTAAATCTAAATTAAAATTTTGTTCATCTGTATAATTGCTCCAAAGTCTTGTTCCGGTATTGGATAATTTAGTTAAAACATTTGTCTTCGGTGTCCCAAAATACGCTCCTTCTGTAGCAGTTAATCCACTGCCTTGATGCAATACATAGATAGCGTTACCAAAAGTACGTAGTCCATGAATAAAAGTTGTACTCAAATACGTACCCCAAGCTCGTGTACCATCTTCATTAAAAACATTTACAAAAGTTTTAGACCCATTTAAATTCCCAACATTTTCTAAAAGTGCCCCTGGAGTACTAAAAAAAGTAGGATTTGTCATTTCAAAACCTGTATTTTTATTCATTTGTCCTGCAATCACCAGCTGATTGTTTACTACATTTATATTCTGGATAAATGTGCGATGATGGCAAAAGAATGTTTTCCATAGCAATTGACCATTACTGTTTAATTTTGTGATAATTGGAGCTTTAGAATCATCCACAAAAGCTTCTGCGGAAGTAACAGAGGTCTGAAAAGGTGCATTAGGTAAGGTTTCTGTTATAGGTAAATAGGCAATAAAATAGATATTCCCTAAAGCATCTGTTGTAGTCACTTTTTTTGCCATGCCACCTTGTTCCAAAATATCCGTATACGTACAAAAAACTAAGCCTCCGTTTGCATCAAATTTTGCTAAAAAATCATTCGTTCCTGATTCTACATTTTGTATTGGATCAAAAGTAGGCTTATACACATTAGCTGTAGTAAAATTTTGTATTTCTGATGTCTTACCAGAGGCATAAAAATTACCTTGAGCATCACGATGAAGTTCATCAATTTTAGTTGTTGTTGCTGTACCTAAAGTAGCAAACTCGATAGGTGTGGTATTTTGTAAATCATAATATACAATTTTATTGTCTGACGGATAATACAAATCTGTATCGTTTACTAAATAAGAAGAATAATTAAAGTTATTAGAAATTAACCCAGAATTTACTGCCCAAATGCGATCGTAACTACTTTGTGAAAAAACAGAAAACGAGAAAAGGAATAAAAGTAACAAGTATATTTTTTTCATAAAAAAAACAGATTTACAATAATAAAATTACATATATCATAAACTTACAAAAAATATTTAACCAAAAGACAACAATGTAGCTAATTCATGTCTTTTTAGCCCAGATTGCAGCGGCGTCCTTTTATGTAACGTAGTGAAATAAAAGATATAGCGGAAAGCTGGAAATAGCTTCAAATTAATTTAACATCAATAAAATGGATTATTTAAAAAACGAACGCAATTAAAAAATAAAAACCCACAAGAAACGATACCTTGCAGGTTTTTGAAACATAAATTGGATAAAAAATTTTATTTTACGCCACCACCTAAAGCTTTATACAACTGAACTACTGCTGCCAGTTTTGTATATTTAGTTGTAGCAATATTCAACTGTGCGTTTAAAGCACTTTCGTTTGCAGTTAAAACTTCGATATAACTTGCCATACCATTATTTAATAACTCTGTTGAATACTCAACCGCTTTTAAATAATTAGCCGCTTCTTGCTCTTTTAAAACAATTTTCTTGTCCATAGCTTCGTAAGTATACAAAGCGTCAGAAACTTCTTTTGAAGCTGTGTAAATCGCTTTTTGATAATTAATCAAAGCTTTTTCTTGATTGGTTTGACTCACTTTATAATCGGTACGAATTTGTCCACGATTAAAAATCGGAGCTGCTAAACCTCCAACGATGTTTGCAAAAAACGAAGATGGGTCAAAAAGCTTCGATGCATCAACCGATTGCAATCCTCCAGATGCTGTGATTCGCAAAGTTGGATAAAAAGAAGCACGCGCCACATTGGTCATTTCAAAAGCGTTCATAACACTAAATTCTGCAGCAACTACATCTGGACGATTTGCTAACAATTGTGCAGGAACACCTATTTTTGTATCAATTGATAAGTTTTGTTCTGCTAAAGTTGTACGTTCAATCGCATGTGGCATATCTCCCAACAACAAACACAAAATATTTTCTTGAAGTTTGATGTTGTTTTCGATATCTAACAACAATCCTTTTGCATTAATCAATTGCGCCTCGGTTTGACGAACGGCAACTTCAGTTACCACACCTGCATCTTTTAATGCAATGTTTGTATTCAAACTTTTGGTTCTATTGTCAATTGTTTCTTCAGTAAATTTCTTTTGCTCATCTAAAGCTAATAATTGATAATAGCTTGTTGCTATACTACTTATCAACTGTGTTTTTACGGCTTGATGCGCTGCTACACTTTGTAAATACGAAGCTTGTAATGCTTTTTTCTGGCTGGTAATTTTCCCCCAAACATCAGCTTCCCAAGCTAAACTTCCAGTGATATCGAACTGGTCTAAACGCTGACGACGTCCGATAATTCGTCCCATTTGTGTATTTAGTGAATTTACAGAATGTGTGTAATTTCCACCAATATTCAAAGTTGGAAAATATCCCATTTTACCTTGCGTTGCATAAGCTTCTGCGGCCTCAATATTTTGGATTGCTGTACGGATATCCATATTGTTATCTAATCCGTAAGTAATATATCCTTGTAATTTAGCATCGGTAAAAACTTCATTCCAAGGTAAACTTGCCATAGATAAACTATCTGTAGGAAGATTTTCAGTACGGAAATTTTCTTCGATAACCATTTCTGGTCGTTCGTAATTTTTGGTAGCAATACACGATTGTAAAGTAATGGCTACCAAAGCTAATGAAGCGGTTCTATATATAAGTTTCATAATTATTCTTCAATAGATTTTTTAAATTTCGCAGGTGTGATTTTCTCTTGAATATTTTGGAAAATAACGAATAATACAGGAATCACAAAAACTCCTAATACCGTTCCAATCAATAATCCAAAAGCAGCACCTGTTGCGATAGATCGGTTACCAACAACCCCAACTCCTTGTGCAAAAACCAAAGGCATTAATCCTAAAATGAATGCGAAAGATGTCATTAAAATAGGACGTAAACGTGCTTTAGCTCCTTCAACCGCAGCTTGTAAAACTCCGTTTCCGTGTTTTCTACTTTGAAGTGCAAATTCAACAATTAAAATGGCGTTCTTGGCGAGCAGTCCTACTAACATGACCAATGCAATTTGGAAGTAAATATTATTCTCTAATCCTGCAATTTTCTGAGAAATAAATGCTCCCATAATTCCAGCAGGTAAAGATAAAATTACTGCGAAAGGTAACATATAGCTTTCATATTGTGCTGCCAAAATGAAATAAACGAAAATAATACAAAGTCCAAAAATTAAAATTGTTTGAGATCCTGCATTGATTTCTTCACGAGTTAAACCTGTAAAGTCAATTCCGTAGTTTGTAGATAAATTTTTATCTGCAACTTCAAGAATTGCGTTAATAGCATCTCCAGAAGAATATCCTGGATTTGGAGCTCCTGTTACGTTTGCTGATGTAAATAAGTTAAATCGATTTACAGATTGAGGTCCATAAACTTTTTCTAAAGTAACAAACTGACTAAGCGGCGCCATTGCACCAGATGAAGTTCGAACAAACATGCCGTTTAAACTCGAAACATCTTTACGATCGCCTGGTAAAGTTTGTAACATTACACGGTATTGTTTTCCAAAACGTGTAAAATCACTAACATAATTACCACCAATATATCCTTGTAATGTTGAGAAAATACTACTTACAGCAACTCCAGATTGTTTAGCACGAGCAATATCTAACTTAATTTCGTATTGCGCATAATTTGTATTTAACGAAGTTTGTGCATACATAATTTCTGGACGTTGCATTAAAGCACCTAAAAACTCTTGTGTTGTTTTATCAAAGTCTTTTAAATTCCCACCTGTTTTATCTAATAACTTCATTTCAAAACCACTAGATGTACCAAATCCTTGAATACTTGGCGGTTGGAAAAATATCATTTTAGCATCTTTAAAATCTTTAGCTGCTAATCCAAATAATTGTCCAATTACAGCATCTGTAGCCAACTCAGGTGTTTTACGGTCTGCGAATGGTTTCAATTTAATTAACATAAAACCATAGTTTGAACCTGCACCAGAAATAATACTTCTTCCTGAAATTATCGTTACTGATTCGATTCCTGGAATTTGACGCGCTTGTAAAGAGAATTTTTCCCCTAATTGATTCACACGGTCAACAGAAGCACCTGCTGGTAATTCGATATTTCCCATTACGAAACCACGATCCTCACTTGGCACGAATCCAGAAGGCATTGATTTACTAGCGAAATAAGTTAATCCTAAACAAGCAATTAAAATAACAAATG comes from Flavobacterium sp. I3-2 and encodes:
- the polA gene encoding DNA polymerase I, which produces MSQKRLFLLDAYALIFRGYYAFIKNPRINSKGMDTSAILGFMNSLLDVIKRERPNYLAVAFDKGGSDFRNEIFPAYKANRDETPEAIKIAVPYIQEILQAMHIPIIEVPGIEADDLIGTLSKQAEKEGFQVFMVTPDKDYAQLVSENIFMYKPARMGNDIEIWGVEEVKAKFEIERPEQVIDFLGMMGDAVDNIPGLPGVGEKTAKKLLAEYGTMENLLENTHQLKGKMKEKIEASKEQGLLSKKLATILLDCPVTFDADAYKLDKPDVEKSDAIFMELEFRRMREQFDKIFADEAVVVENVAAPTSKPKKTDDQISLFEVGDSEEKITDEGYYGTLATTSHFYQYVEGAFPTKLFVKTLLEQKEVCFDTETTGLDANNAELVGIAFSYEKGSAYYIPFPESSKEAQELIEILRPFFENENIVKIGQNLKYDIKVLKKYNIDVKGFIFDTMIAHYLINPDMRHNMDVLAETYLKYSPKPIEDLIGKKGKGQKTMRDVALEDIKEYAGEDADITFQLKEVFEPRLEQSQTKELFDKIEVPLISVLADMEAEGIRLDIDYLKQLSEELTVEASALEARIFETAGEIFNLASPKQLGDILFDKLKIGGSKPKKTKTGQYATGEEILSDLAGEHQIVKDILEWRQIVKLQNTYVDALPLQVDAKTNRVHTDYMQAVAATGRLSSNNPNLQNIPVRTERGQKVRKAFIARDENHVLVSADYSQIELRIIAALSGEPNMIESFQRNEDIHRSTAAKVFNVALDEVTREQRSHAKTVNFGIIYGVSAFGLSQQTNLTRSESKDLIEAYYANYPKLKTYIQDQITFAQEYGYVQTVSGRRRYLKDIHSGNAMVRSGAERNAVNAPIQGSAADIIKIAMINIHKRLKAENWKSKMLLQVHDELVFDVLKEELEAIKPMIKQEMENAFKLVVPLEVEIGVGNDWLAAH
- a CDS encoding metallophosphoesterase, producing the protein MRFAIPIILLIILEYYSFIALNSLNRSKTFTILYFVITIVLYLYIGYNFYNTNFSKGQSHKSMFLMSIVLLILLPKLILAVPMLIQDILRVFFGIGRKIAGTETTSFLPERRKFVSQVALGIAAIPFLSIIYGMAKGKYNFKVMKQTIYFDDLPEAFDGFKITQISDIHSGSLDDVEKIQYAVNLINEQDSDVFVFTGDLVNSLAEEMNPWIDVLSKIKKHPFGNYSILGNHDYGEYVKFDTNEEKIKNFEAIKNSHQKIGWRLLLNENVTFTKDNEIINLVGVENWGLKFKKAGDLTLASTNLKPKTFKILLSHDPSHWEAEVVENPMNYGLTLSGHTHGMQFGIEIPGYFQWSPVKYVYPQWAGLYQKAKNYIYVNRGFGFHAFAGRVGINPEITVLELKKSR
- a CDS encoding thioredoxin family protein: MSKFGDLINTTTPVLIHFSTDNNPECIQMHAIIEEIALEMGEKLVIIKIDIQKNKELTEALRIKSAPTLMVYKNGAMVWRQSGITDKASLIMIAKAFN
- a CDS encoding polysaccharide deacetylase family protein: MQAKIPSIIKTIFYNQIWNIPNDEKKIFLTFDDGPIPEVTPWVLSVLKQYNIKATFFCIGDNVRKYPEVFKQIVAEGHQVANHSFNHLNGWKTKTKDYIENVLETENEILKHTNLSIKLFRPPYGKIKPKQSYKLRKLGFKIIMWDVLSIDYDLNLLPENCEQNVMQHVTSGSIIIFHDSIKASKNLSGSLSSVIEKLLKSGYSFETIN
- a CDS encoding T9SS type A sorting domain-containing protein, whose amino-acid sequence is MTTTDALGNIYFIAYLPITETLPNAPFQTTATAAEAFTFDFRAPIITKLDSGGQLLWKTFFCNHRTSISNIDVVNNQLVIVGSMNKNTSFEITNPTFFSTPGALLENVGSLNGSKTFVNVFNTDGTRAWGTYLSTTFTYGLRTFGNAIYVLHHGNGLTATEGAYFGTPKTNVLTKLSNTGTRLWSNYTDEQNFNLDLSGNVFLFGATQQTTGIATADAYQVTKNPTNINGLGINFDGYHQILSQNGTNLLYGTYYGLQGQDATAMIIPRNTGYFSLTYINNYPNPTDLITQGNPLTTSESYSNYGGFIISLFDKTPLSTDTFQLENVKVYPNPTVNYLVIENLDGFSTNDTIEIYNMLGQKIQQQNNLSETTLEINTENWSSGVYIVNVQSNGKVGSYKVVKK
- a CDS encoding T9SS type A sorting domain-containing protein yields the protein MKKIYLLLLFLFSFSVFSQSSYDRIWAVNSGLISNNFNYSSYLVNDTDLYYPSDNKIVYYDLQNTTPIEFATLGTATTTKIDELHRDAQGNFYASGKTSEIQNFTTANVYKPTFDPIQNVESGTNDFLAKFDANGGLVFCTYTDILEQGGMAKKVTTTDALGNIYFIAYLPITETLPNAPFQTSVTSAEAFVDDSKAPIITKLNSNGQLLWKTFFCHHRTFIQNINVVNNQLVIAGQMNKNTGFEMTNPTFFSTPGALLENVGNLNGSKTFVNVFNEDGTRAWGTYLSTTFIHGLRTFGNAIYVLHQGSGLTATEGAYFGTPKTNVLTKLSNTGTRLWSNYTDEQNFNLDLSGNVFLFGATQQTTGIATADAYQVTKNPTNINGLGINFDGYHQILSQNGTNLLYGTYYGLQGQDGTSMIIPRNTGYISLGYINNYLSPTDFITQGNPLTTSENYSNYGGLIISLFDKTPLATDTFQLENVKVYPNPTINYLVIENLDGFSTNDTIEIYNMLGQKIQQQNNLSETTIEINTKNWSSGVYIVNVQSNGKVGSYKVVKK
- a CDS encoding efflux transporter outer membrane subunit, whose amino-acid sequence is MKLIYRTASLALVAITLQSCIATKNYERPEMVIEENFRTENLPTDSLSMASLPWNEVFTDAKLQGYITYGLDNNMDIRTAIQNIEAAEAYATQGKMGYFPTLNIGGNYTHSVNSLNTQMGRIIGRRQRLDQFDITGSLAWEADVWGKITSQKKALQASYLQSVAAHQAVKTQLISSIATSYYQLLALDEQKKFTEETIDNRTKSLNTNIALKDAGVVTEVAVRQTEAQLINAKGLLLDIENNIKLQENILCLLLGDMPHAIERTTLAEQNLSIDTKIGVPAQLLANRPDVVAAEFSVMNAFEMTNVARASFYPTLRITASGGLQSVDASKLFDPSSFFANIVGGLAAPIFNRGQIRTDYKVSQTNQEKALINYQKAIYTASKEVSDALYTYEAMDKKIVLKEQEAANYLKAVEYSTELLNNGMASYIEVLTANESALNAQLNIATTKYTKLAAVVQLYKALGGGVK